A window of the bacterium genome harbors these coding sequences:
- a CDS encoding PFL family protein, with protein MINQSEIVETIRMIESEKLDIRTITMGISLKDCADSDGAVARRKIYDKITYCAKNLVRVSNDISLEYGIPIINKRIAVTPISIVAEPSDDENYVAFAQVIDQAAQTVGVNFIGGFTALVHKGCTKGDIKLIASIPEALAATERVCSSVNLATTKSGINMDSVRHMGEIIKETAYLTRDKDSIGCAKLVVFTNAVEDNPFMAGAFHGLGEPECSINIGISGPGAVKSALEKVKGANFDTVAETIKRTAFKITRLGQLVAMEASKRLHVPFGIVDVSLAPTPAIGDSVARILEEMGLESFGAPGSTAALALLNDAVKKGGTMASSHVGGLSGAFIPVSEDEGMIDAVFKGSLCMEKLEAMTCVCSVGLDMIAIPGDTSAETISAIIADEAAIGVINNKTTAVRIIPVWGKGVGEVAEFGGLLGKAPVMELNKFSSSEFIRRGGRIPAPISSLKN; from the coding sequence ATGATAAATCAAAGTGAAATAGTAGAAACAATTCGGATGATTGAATCGGAGAAGCTTGATATCAGAACCATCACCATGGGTATATCTCTCAAGGATTGTGCTGATTCTGATGGAGCTGTTGCCAGGAGGAAGATCTACGATAAGATTACCTATTGCGCAAAGAATCTTGTTCGCGTCAGCAACGATATATCCCTTGAGTATGGCATTCCGATAATTAATAAGAGGATTGCCGTCACACCGATTTCCATAGTTGCCGAGCCATCGGATGATGAGAATTATGTGGCCTTCGCTCAGGTTATTGATCAGGCTGCACAAACCGTTGGGGTAAATTTTATCGGCGGGTTTACCGCCCTGGTACATAAAGGATGTACCAAGGGCGACATAAAGCTTATTGCCTCGATACCGGAGGCCCTTGCGGCTACTGAAAGGGTCTGCTCATCCGTAAATCTGGCTACTACAAAATCCGGTATCAATATGGATTCGGTCAGACACATGGGTGAGATTATCAAAGAGACCGCCTACCTCACCCGGGATAAAGACAGCATTGGATGCGCCAAGCTTGTGGTATTCACCAATGCGGTGGAAGACAATCCTTTTATGGCCGGTGCATTCCACGGACTTGGAGAACCCGAATGTTCGATAAATATTGGAATAAGCGGCCCTGGTGCAGTTAAATCTGCGCTTGAAAAGGTAAAAGGTGCAAACTTCGATACCGTAGCCGAGACGATAAAAAGAACCGCTTTTAAAATAACCAGGCTTGGACAACTGGTGGCCATGGAAGCATCAAAAAGACTCCATGTGCCTTTCGGCATTGTCGATGTTTCACTTGCTCCAACACCGGCCATCGGTGACAGCGTTGCCAGGATACTCGAGGAGATGGGGCTTGAAAGCTTTGGGGCTCCAGGATCGACTGCCGCTCTGGCACTTTTGAATGATGCGGTCAAAAAAGGCGGCACTATGGCTTCATCTCATGTGGGGGGATTAAGCGGGGCTTTTATCCCGGTCAGTGAGGATGAAGGGATGATCGATGCGGTTTTCAAAGGTTCGCTCTGCATGGAAAAACTCGAGGCAATGACCTGTGTCTGCTCGGTTGGGCTTGATATGATTGCCATTCCCGGGGATACCAGCGCTGAAACTATCTCGGCAATTATTGCTGATGAAGCGGCCATCGGGGTCATAAACAATAAAACCACGGCGGTTCGGATTATCCCTGTCTGGGGGAAAGGGGTTGGAGAAGTTGCGGAATTTGGAGGCTTATTGGGAAAGGCACCTGTTATGGAGCTCAATAAATTTTCAAGCAGCGAATTTATCAGGCGAGGGGGCAGGATCCCGGCACCGATAAGCAGCCTGAAAAATTAA
- a CDS encoding ACT domain-containing protein, with the protein MKAIVTVIGKDKTGIIAQVSTVLADNMVNILDISQTILQDYFTMIMLVDLSNMKISFSELHSILEEKGKTIGLQIKIQREEVFKAMHQI; encoded by the coding sequence ATGAAAGCAATTGTTACCGTAATAGGTAAGGACAAAACAGGAATTATTGCCCAGGTAAGCACAGTTCTGGCGGACAATATGGTAAATATCCTGGATATCAGCCAGACAATACTTCAGGATTACTTCACCATGATTATGCTGGTTGATCTTTCAAATATGAAAATCTCTTTTTCCGAGCTCCATAGCATATTGGAAGAAAAAGGAAAAACAATAGGATTACAGATCAAGATACAGCGGGAAGAGGTGTTTAAGGCTATGCACCAAATATAG